From Xiphophorus hellerii strain 12219 chromosome 6, Xiphophorus_hellerii-4.1, whole genome shotgun sequence, the proteins below share one genomic window:
- the armc6 gene encoding armadillo repeat-containing protein 6, whose translation MSKRRITQETFDAAVRENMEEFEMDPDEALREAVEQFESQGVDLSCIVKVVPAASSDDNQEEQTHEVLQALESLRIGSDTAALPDATADIKCFTEQCSLGFAQRYLAAQKGAYPVILSYCKKSVEERDCALAGLSALAALTDGQPDLLDKEGQQFLVDVLQKYQADSSVTCVAICAVRHCCIKHEQNRQDLVKGGMLPLLTCAIMRHSGCAVLVKEASWALRAMTFDDDVRATFGHAHEHAKSIVLEHNGLKILIEAAKAHLSNTSALSELCATLSRLAVRNEFCQDICDLGGLKFMMTLLADSYESPELVRQVLSAIRAIAGNDDVKDTVVNAGGVDLIVIAMNRHINNPAVCEQACACLSVLALRKPNNCKVIVENGGVIAAVQAMKIHPGSVNVQKQACMLIRNLVARMRNYCQQILELGAEALICQAVQTHEDCGDIGKAALRDLGCKVELRELWTGKHGSITN comes from the exons ATGTCGAAGCGACGCATCACCCAAGAAACATTTGATGCTGCTGTCCGGGAAAACATGGAGGAGTTTGAGATGGATCCAGATGAGGCTCTGAGGGAAGCCGTGGAGCAGTTTGAGTCTCAGG GTGTGGATCTCAGTTGCATAGTGAAAGTTGTTCCTGCTGCATCATCTGATGACAATCAAGAAGAGCAAACTCACGAGGTCTTACAG GCTTTGGAATCTCTCCGGATTGGAAGCGACACCGCCGCTCTGCCTGATGCGACAGCAGACATAAAATGCTTCACTGAGCAGTGCTCACTTGGATTTGCGCAGAGGTACTTGGCTGCTCAGAAAGGCGCGTATCCCGTCATTCTCTCCTACTGCAAAAAGAGCGTGGAGGAGCGAGATTGTGCCTTGGCTGGGCTGTCTGCTCTGGCCGCGCTGACAGACGGACAGCCAGACCTGTTGGACAAAGAGGGACAGCAGTTTCTTGTAGATGTTCTTCAGAAGTACCAGGCAGATTCATCGGTGACGTGTGTCGCCATCTGTGCGGTGCGTCACTGCTGCATAAAGCATGAGCAGAACAGACAGGATCTGGTAAAAGGCGGAATGCTGCCGCTGCTTACCTGTGCCATAATGCGACACAGCGGCTGCGCTGTGCTTGTCAAAGAGGCCTCCTGGGCCCTTCGGGCCATGACATTTGATGACGATGTCCGGGCTACTTTTGGGCATGCTCACGAACACGCCAAGAGTATTGTTCTAGAGCACAATGGACTGAAGATTTTAATTGAGGCTGCTAAAG CTCATCTTAGCAACACTTCTGCTCTGAGTGAACTGTGTGCCACTTTATCCCGACTGGCTGTCAGGAACGAGTTTTGCCAAGACATCTGTGATCTGGGAGGATTAAAATTCATGATGACTTTACTTGCGGACAGCTATGAGTCACCG GAGTTGGTCCGGCAGGTCCTTAGTGCCATACGGGCAATAGCAGGAAATGATGATGTGAAGGACACAGTCGTTAATGCTGGTGGGGTTGACCTTATTGTTATTGCCATGAACCGACATATCAACAACCCTGCT GTCTGTGAGCAGGCCTGCGCGTGCCTCTCTGTTCTTGCACTGCGAAAACCCAACAACTGTAAAGTCATCGTGGAGAACGGAGGTGTCATAGCTGCTGTGCAGGCCATGAAGATCCATCCAGGTTCTGTGAATGTACAG aaacaagcatGCATGCTGATAAGAAATCTTGTTGCGAGAATGCGTAACTACTGCCAACAAATCCTGGAACTGGGAGCAGAAGCTCTGATATGTCAGGCTGTGCAGACACACGAAGACTGTGGAGACATCGGTAAAGCTGCTCTCAGAGATCTGGGATGTAAAGTGGAGCTTCGTGAGCTCTGGACTGGGAAACATGGCAGCATTACCAACTAA
- the slc25a42 gene encoding LOW QUALITY PROTEIN: mitochondrial coenzyme A transporter SLC25A42 (The sequence of the model RefSeq protein was modified relative to this genomic sequence to represent the inferred CDS: deleted 1 base in 1 codon), whose translation MRTSRRSRSVLNSLFSGALAGAVAKTAVAPLDRTKIIFQVSSARFSAKEAYKLIYRTYLKDGFLSLWRGNSATMVRVIPYAAIQFCAHEQYKRLLGGYYGFQGKALPPIPRLVAGSLAGITAAMLTYPLDMVRARMAVTPKEMYSNILHIFVRISREEGLKTLYRGFTPTILGVVPYAGLSFFTYETLKKLHAEQSGRLQPYSYERLAFGACAGLIGQSASYPLDVVRRRMQTAGVTGHTYGTILGTMKEIVSEEGVVRGLYKGLSMNWVKGPVAVGISFTTFDLTQILLRKLYQKG comes from the exons ATGAG GACATCAAGGCGCAGTCGATCAGTCCTCAACTCGCTTTTCTCTGGGGCTTTAGCCGGAGCCGTGGCCAAGACCGCCGTGGCCCCGTTGGACAGAACGAAAATCATCTTCCAAG TGTCCTCAGCAAGATTCTCTGCCAAG GAAGCTTATAAGCTGATCTACCGCACCTACCTGAAGGATGGCTTCCTCAGTTTGTGGAGGGGGAACTCCGCTACGATGGTGCGAGTCATCCCGTACGCTGCTATCCAGTTCTGTGCACATGAGCAGTACAAAAGGCTGCTGGGGGGATATTATGGCTTCCAGGGGAA GGCCCTCCCTCCAATCCCCAGGTTGGTGGCTGGGTCTCTGGCTGGGATCACAGCAGCCATGCTGACCTATCCTCTGGACATGGTGAGGGCCAGAATGGCTGTCACTCCCAAGGAAAT GTACAgcaacattttacatatttttgtgcGAATCTCTCGAGAAGAGGGCTTGAAGACGTTATATCGAGGTTTCACTCCAACTATCCTTGGTGTCGTACCCTATGCTGGTCTCAGCTTCTTTACTTATGAAACGCTAAAAAAGTTGCATGCAG AGCAAAGCGGACGCTTGCAGCCTTACTCCTACGAGCGTCTGGCTTTTGGAGCCTGCGCCGGCCTGATCGGCCAGTCGGCGTCCTACCCTCTGGATGTGGTGAGGCGGCGTATGCAGACC GCAGGGGTCACAGGTCACACGTACGGCACCATCCTGGGCACCATGAAGGAAATCGTGTCCGAGGAGGGGGTTGTCCGAGGCCTGTACAAAGGTCTCAGCATGAACTGGGTCAAAGGACCTGTAGCAGTGGGGATCAGCTTTACTACCTTTGACCTTACACAGATCCTCCTGAGGAAGCTGTATCAAAAGGGATAA